The proteins below are encoded in one region of Acanthochromis polyacanthus isolate Apoly-LR-REF ecotype Palm Island chromosome 4, KAUST_Apoly_ChrSc, whole genome shotgun sequence:
- the plin3 gene encoding mannose-6-phosphate receptor binding protein 1 encodes MADSEKTNETGAAAAEPANEDQQTVVSRVSNLTLVSSACEAVSSAYSSTKDSVPLLKGVMDAAESGVRTLGAAATTGSKPLLDIIEPKLATVNDYALKGLDKMEEKLPILHQPADKVVSDTVGMVYQSVAGAKTAVVEAVMGGVELTRAAVSGGISTVMGTRMGQMVSSGMGLALSRSEDWVDQNLPLTERELAALAEPAGSEVTTPSASPSYFVRLGKLSAKVQERALQQSLVRARHARDATYAAVAQITSTLDLLEKARTGLDTATNQTGGASEQLQQQWAEWNETQETTGRTESEPNGTKDESERLEWRALSMVRGLSNQLRSACSNVVSSAQGLPGTIQEQLTSARRSAEELHSSLGNTTSITPLLLERSRQHLKQVQESLDGVVDYLLNNTPLNWLVGPFAPQKTEKAERDTALEHSGPDN; translated from the exons ATGGCAGACAGCGAGAAGACTAATGAgactggagctgcagcagcagaaccagctAATGAAGACCAGCAG ACCGTTGTTTCGCGAGTGAGCAACTTGACCTTGGTCAGCTCAGCTTGCGAGGCGGTTTCCAGCGCCTACAGCAGCACCAAAGACAGCGTGCCTTTGCTGAAGGGTGTGATGGACGCAGCCGAGAGTGGGGTCCGAACCCTGGGAGCAGCTGCCACCACGGGGTCCAAGCCTCTTTTGGACATTATAGAGCCAAAGC TTGCTACAGTAAATGACTATGCCTTGAAGGGACTGGATAAGATGGAAGAAAAGCTGCCTATTCTTCACCAACCTGCAGACAAG GTGGTGTCAGACACAGTAGGTATGGTGTACCAGTCGGTGGCGGGGGCCAAAACTGCCGTAGTGGAGGCTGTGATGGGCGGCGTCGAGCTGACCCGGGCAGCAGTCAGCGGAGGTATCAGCACCGTCATGGGCACCAGGATGGGCCAGATGGTCAGCAGTGGGATGGGCCTGGCACTCAGCCGATCTGAGGACTGGGTTGACCAGAACCTACCCCTCACTGAGAGAGAGCTGG CTGCTCTGGCTGAACCGGCCGGCTCTGAGGTGACGACCCCTTCAGCCAGCCCCAGCTACTTTGTCCGTTTGGGGAAACTCTCTGCCAAGGTACAGGAGCGAGCCCTGCAGCAGTCCCTGGTCCGTGCACGGCATGCCAGGGATGCCACCTATGCTGCAGTGGCTCAGATTACCAGCACTCTGGACCTGCTAGAGAAGGCTCGTACCGGTCTGGACACGGCAACCAACCAGACAGGAGGAGCgtcagagcagctgcagcagcaatgGGCAGAGTGGAATGAGACGCAGGAAACAACCGGACGGACCGAGTCAGAGCCGAATGGGACGAAAGATGAATCTGAG CGGCTGGAATGGCGGGCTCTCTCCATGGTGCGTGGTCTGAGCAACCAGCTGCGGTCAGCGTGCTCCAATGTGGTTTCAAGTGCTCAAGGTCTACCAGGCACGATCCAGGAGCAGCTGACCAGCGCACGGCGATCCGCTGAAGAGCTACACTCCTCTCTGGGGAACACTACCAGCATCACACCCCTCCTTCTGGAGCGAAGCCGTCAGCACCTGAAACAA GTTCAAGAGTCTCTGGATGGTGTCGTAGATTATCTCCTGAACAACACACCTCTCAACTGGCTGGTGGGACCTTTTGCTCCTCAGAAGACTGAGAAGGCGGAAAGAGACACGGCATTGGAGCACTCTGGTCCAGACAACTAG